Proteins from a single region of Candidatus Methylomirabilota bacterium:
- a CDS encoding AMP-binding protein: MTESFAALLDAAARRRPDAPALVWDGGALTWRELELRAGGLARRLARQGLRAGDTAVLQLPNGWRFAAALWGVLKLGATVAPLNPLLAAGERDRILAHLGPALIVDEVDEEEVREAEPMSDSADGEAPALILYTSGSTGRPKGAVLSHAALRFANESWAGPVMRLTPQDVVLAALPLAHSFGLNGALLAPLLAGATVAIQERFSPEETLRAIARHGVTVLPAVATMFQRMLEVASVSEAACSSLRLAVSGAAPCPWELSQAWRRRTGVRIVRGYGMTELFRPISYLADDPTDLPDAIGRPVPGVEARVVDPEGQALAPGEAGELWIRTPAAMDGYLRAEEETRAVIQDGWFKTGDLATLSPEGFVSVVGRKKDLILRGGYSVVPAEVEAALLDHPAVAEAAVVGTPHPELGEEVAAFVTLRPGARADADELVAFCRERLASFKYPRRVTLVSELPKSATGKVLKWRLGVPEGG, from the coding sequence GTGACGGAGAGCTTCGCCGCGCTGCTCGACGCGGCCGCGCGCCGGCGGCCCGATGCCCCCGCCCTCGTCTGGGACGGCGGCGCGCTCACGTGGCGCGAGCTCGAGCTGCGCGCGGGCGGACTGGCGCGCCGGCTCGCGCGCCAAGGCCTCCGCGCGGGCGACACTGCCGTACTCCAGCTGCCGAACGGGTGGCGCTTCGCGGCCGCGCTCTGGGGCGTGCTCAAGCTGGGCGCGACGGTGGCTCCGCTCAACCCGCTCCTCGCGGCCGGCGAGCGCGACAGGATCCTGGCGCACCTCGGGCCCGCCCTGATCGTGGACGAGGTGGACGAGGAGGAGGTGCGGGAGGCGGAGCCGATGTCGGACAGCGCGGACGGCGAGGCGCCCGCCCTCATCCTCTACACCTCGGGCAGCACGGGGCGGCCCAAGGGCGCCGTCCTCTCCCACGCCGCGCTCCGCTTTGCCAATGAATCATGGGCTGGGCCCGTGATGCGCCTCACGCCGCAGGACGTCGTGCTGGCCGCGCTGCCGCTCGCTCACTCCTTCGGACTCAACGGGGCGCTCCTGGCGCCGTTGCTCGCGGGCGCCACCGTGGCGATCCAGGAGCGCTTCTCTCCCGAGGAGACGCTGCGCGCCATCGCGCGCCACGGAGTCACGGTCCTCCCCGCCGTCGCGACGATGTTCCAGCGGATGCTCGAGGTCGCCTCCGTCTCGGAGGCGGCATGCTCGAGCCTGCGCCTGGCCGTGTCGGGGGCGGCGCCCTGCCCGTGGGAGCTCAGCCAGGCGTGGCGGCGGCGCACCGGCGTGAGGATCGTGCGCGGCTACGGAATGACCGAGCTCTTCCGCCCGATCTCGTACCTCGCCGACGATCCAACCGATCTGCCCGACGCCATCGGCCGGCCGGTGCCCGGGGTCGAGGCGCGCGTGGTCGACCCCGAAGGACAGGCGCTCGCGCCAGGCGAGGCCGGCGAGCTCTGGATCCGCACTCCCGCTGCCATGGACGGCTATCTCCGCGCCGAGGAGGAGACCCGCGCGGTCATCCAGGACGGGTGGTTCAAGACCGGCGACCTGGCGACACTCTCGCCCGAAGGGTTCGTCAGCGTCGTGGGACGAAAGAAGGACCTGATCCTGCGCGGCGGCTACTCCGTGGTGCCCGCCGAGGTCGAGGCCGCGCTGCTGGATCACCCCGCGGTGGCGGAGGCCGCCGTGGTCGGGACACCGCACCCCGAGCTGGGGGAGGAAGTGGCGGCCTTCGTCACGCTGCGGCCCGGCGCCCGCGCCGACGCGGACGAGCTGGTGGCCTTCTGCCGCGAGCGGCTGGCCTCCTTCAAGTATCCGCGCCGCGTGACCCTCGTGAGCGAGCTGCCCAAGAGCGCGACGGGCAAGGTCCTCAAGTGGCGCCTCGGCGTCCCTGAAGGGGGCTGA
- a CDS encoding SDR family oxidoreductase — translation MGMLEGKTAVVTGAGRGIGRGIALALAKAGAKVVVNDLGTGLDGEGVATGPAAKVVDEIVKAGGTAVPNYGSVADFKQATEMVEQAVKTWGRVDILVNVAGILRDRMIFNMSKDEWDAVLAVHLDGTFFCTRAASIAMREQKAGRIVSMSSVSALGAPGQPNYSAAKAGIIGLTWSTANAMAKYNVTANAIMPSGATRMIDSTPRGKKIFDETGKWPSEQAIGTERDPDNVAPLVVFLASDAAAHVNGQVFHSFGYGYTLLAQPQAIRRIDADRRLDPEELVKLLPETFGPSLHEPPGTLFGKSLTERAKDEWKEVGRGVRFWQWPREER, via the coding sequence ATGGGAATGCTCGAGGGAAAGACCGCGGTGGTAACGGGAGCCGGGCGGGGCATCGGCCGGGGCATCGCGCTCGCGCTGGCGAAGGCGGGCGCGAAGGTCGTCGTCAACGACCTCGGCACGGGGCTCGACGGCGAAGGCGTAGCGACGGGCCCGGCCGCCAAGGTGGTGGACGAGATCGTGAAGGCGGGCGGCACCGCCGTCCCCAACTACGGGTCGGTCGCCGACTTCAAGCAGGCGACGGAGATGGTCGAGCAGGCGGTCAAGACGTGGGGCCGGGTCGACATCCTCGTGAACGTGGCCGGCATCCTGCGCGACCGCATGATCTTCAACATGAGCAAGGACGAGTGGGACGCTGTCTTGGCAGTCCATCTCGACGGCACCTTCTTCTGCACCCGCGCCGCCTCCATCGCGATGCGCGAGCAGAAGGCCGGCCGCATCGTCAGCATGTCGTCGGTCTCGGCGCTCGGCGCGCCCGGCCAGCCCAACTACAGCGCCGCGAAAGCGGGCATCATCGGCCTGACCTGGTCGACGGCGAACGCGATGGCGAAGTACAACGTGACGGCCAACGCGATCATGCCGAGCGGCGCCACGCGCATGATCGACTCGACTCCCAGAGGCAAGAAGATCTTCGACGAGACGGGCAAGTGGCCGAGCGAGCAGGCCATCGGCACCGAGCGCGACCCGGACAACGTGGCGCCGCTCGTCGTCTTCCTCGCGAGCGATGCCGCGGCCCACGTCAACGGGCAGGTCTTCCATTCCTTCGGCTACGGCTATACGCTCCTGGCCCAGCCGCAGGCGATCCGCCGCATCGACGCCGACCGCCGGCTCGACCCCGAAGAGCTGGTGAAGCTCCTGCCCGAGACGTTCGGACCGAGCCTCCACGAGCCGCCGGGGACGCTCTTTGGCAAGAGCCTGACCGAGCGCGCCAAGGACGAGTGGAAAGAGGTCGGGCGCGGCGTCCGCTTCTGGCAGTGGCCCCGGGAAGAGCGGTGA
- a CDS encoding ABC transporter substrate-binding protein, with translation MDNPLVSPVSRRDLIKLGGVAVAAGAAGSGLHLFDPSRAEAQAPKRGGTFRIRFALAPPHFDPQQTVAFTTMVPLSFTHSRLVRVKAGPSVKPGTTPIEPDLAESWTQPNDTTYIFKLRRGARWHPKPPVNGREVTAEDVKYTYERFMGPTNPNRGMLEQVEKIEAVDKYTVKFTMKEPFAWLLEALASTSTWIIAKEVVEQYGDLKKPETCIGTGPWMLERYEPNLRLTFLRNPNYFVAGLPHADGVDMSIETDPASAFAAWLAGRYDFAPEYGMVVRRSDLAAAKQRKPALQTQDYIVAFGGITWVHLDQEPFKDIRVRRALAMASNWKEVLETNSWSQGGHGAPNPAMPAAFREWSIPIDQLPAEGRRLYEYDPREARRLLAEAGYPSGLKTTMETTAGYGPDYMDGVEVTLAGWKKGGIEAELKMKEYGAFVSTALFGKFDKIATGLFGHWADPDSYLYRYFMPGQALNASGVNDPKLADMIRLQRRTFNVAKRREIIYDIQRYISVQVYAFYGASVSAVAAWEPYVRNFGPNIGHDYGGRLMAAWLDR, from the coding sequence ATGGACAATCCTCTCGTTTCCCCCGTCAGCCGTCGGGACCTGATCAAGCTGGGCGGCGTCGCTGTCGCCGCCGGCGCCGCCGGATCCGGCCTGCATCTGTTCGATCCAAGCAGGGCCGAGGCTCAGGCGCCGAAGCGCGGAGGGACCTTCCGCATCCGCTTCGCCCTCGCCCCGCCCCACTTCGATCCGCAGCAGACCGTGGCCTTCACCACCATGGTGCCGCTGTCCTTCACCCACAGCCGGCTCGTCAGGGTCAAGGCCGGCCCCTCGGTGAAACCCGGCACCACGCCGATCGAGCCCGACCTGGCCGAGTCGTGGACCCAGCCCAACGACACCACGTACATCTTCAAGCTCCGCCGCGGCGCGCGGTGGCACCCGAAGCCGCCCGTCAACGGGCGCGAGGTGACGGCCGAGGACGTCAAGTACACGTACGAGCGCTTCATGGGTCCGACCAATCCCAACCGCGGGATGCTGGAGCAGGTGGAGAAGATCGAAGCGGTCGACAAGTACACGGTCAAGTTCACGATGAAGGAGCCCTTCGCCTGGCTGCTCGAGGCGCTGGCGTCGACGTCGACCTGGATCATCGCCAAGGAGGTCGTCGAACAGTATGGCGACCTCAAGAAGCCTGAGACCTGCATCGGCACCGGGCCCTGGATGCTCGAGCGCTACGAGCCGAACCTGCGCCTGACCTTCCTGCGCAACCCGAACTATTTCGTGGCTGGCTTGCCCCACGCCGACGGCGTGGACATGTCGATCGAGACCGATCCGGCCTCGGCGTTCGCCGCGTGGCTGGCCGGCCGGTACGACTTCGCACCCGAGTACGGGATGGTCGTGCGCCGGAGCGACCTGGCCGCGGCCAAGCAGCGCAAGCCGGCGCTGCAGACGCAGGACTACATCGTGGCCTTCGGCGGCATCACCTGGGTGCACCTCGACCAGGAGCCGTTCAAGGACATCCGGGTGCGCCGCGCCCTCGCCATGGCCTCAAACTGGAAGGAGGTTCTTGAGACCAACTCCTGGTCCCAGGGGGGGCACGGGGCGCCCAACCCGGCCATGCCCGCCGCCTTCAGGGAGTGGTCCATCCCCATCGATCAGCTCCCGGCCGAGGGGCGGCGGCTGTACGAGTACGACCCGCGGGAAGCCAGGCGGCTCCTGGCCGAGGCCGGCTACCCGAGCGGGCTCAAGACCACGATGGAGACCACGGCCGGGTACGGTCCCGACTACATGGACGGGGTGGAGGTGACGCTCGCGGGCTGGAAGAAGGGCGGGATCGAGGCCGAGCTGAAGATGAAGGAGTACGGCGCCTTCGTCTCGACGGCGCTCTTCGGCAAGTTCGACAAGATAGCCACCGGACTCTTCGGCCACTGGGCCGACCCCGACAGCTATCTCTACCGCTACTTCATGCCCGGGCAGGCGCTCAACGCCTCCGGCGTGAACGATCCCAAGCTCGCCGACATGATCCGGCTCCAGCGCCGCACCTTCAACGTGGCCAAGCGGCGCGAGATCATCTACGACATCCAGCGCTACATCTCGGTACAGGTCTACGCGTTCTACGGCGCCTCGGTCAGCGCCGTCGCGGCCTGGGAGCCCTACGTCAGGAACTTCGGCCCGAACATCGGCCACGACTACGGCGGGCGCCTGATGGCAGCCTGGCTCGATCGTTGA
- a CDS encoding ABC transporter permease has product MTASHLRKIASVLGLLVAWQLLIQTGKLSELFLPAPLSVLATMWDMTRSGQLPWAVLVSLNRVVQGFVYGAAVGVFLGLLAGAIGWIEDLLDPWVAAVYPIPKSALFPLFLLWFGLGDPSKIATIAIGVLFLVLVNTMAGVKSINPVLLKAAHDLGAGRLQTFTKVILPGALPNIFTGLRLGAGMALILVFITEIEATKAGLGFLLWEAFQLLDTKQVFAGVVTFGLLGVASTWLLQWLERVGCPWIQRSN; this is encoded by the coding sequence ATGACCGCGTCACACCTCCGGAAAATCGCCTCGGTCCTGGGACTCCTCGTGGCCTGGCAGCTCCTCATCCAGACGGGAAAGCTCAGCGAGCTCTTCCTGCCCGCGCCGCTCTCGGTGCTCGCCACGATGTGGGACATGACGCGATCGGGCCAGCTGCCCTGGGCCGTGCTCGTGAGTCTCAACCGCGTGGTGCAGGGCTTCGTCTACGGCGCCGCCGTGGGCGTCTTCCTGGGCCTCTTGGCCGGAGCGATCGGCTGGATCGAGGACCTGCTCGACCCGTGGGTCGCCGCCGTCTACCCCATTCCCAAGTCGGCGCTCTTCCCGCTCTTCCTGCTCTGGTTCGGCCTGGGCGATCCGTCCAAGATCGCGACGATCGCGATCGGCGTGCTCTTCCTCGTGCTGGTCAACACCATGGCGGGGGTGAAGTCCATCAACCCCGTCCTGCTCAAGGCCGCCCACGACCTCGGCGCGGGCCGACTGCAGACCTTCACCAAGGTCATCCTGCCCGGCGCGCTGCCCAACATCTTCACCGGGCTCCGGCTCGGCGCGGGCATGGCGCTCATCCTCGTCTTCATCACCGAGATCGAGGCGACCAAGGCCGGGCTCGGCTTCCTCCTCTGGGAAGCTTTCCAGCTCCTCGACACCAAGCAGGTGTTCGCGGGCGTGGTCACCTTCGGCCTGCTCGGCGTCGCCTCAACCTGGCTGCTCCAGTGGCTGGAGCGCGTGGGCTGTCCCTGGATCCAACGCTCGAACTGA
- a CDS encoding low molecular weight protein arginine phosphatase, translating into MRTVLLVCHANTCRSVMAHVLLEKMLTEREAHGRVLVRSGGIANHARDGMIPSLDARIVLREDGIHLAEDAMTSTDLRRHRDLIAKAHLILTMTAQQKEMLGTYEEARGRPIFTLKEFAGEEGDIGDPFDQGEERYRACRDEIKRCLTMSVDRLLVTLSTP; encoded by the coding sequence GTGAGGACCGTCCTCCTCGTCTGCCACGCCAACACCTGCCGCAGCGTGATGGCCCACGTGCTCCTCGAGAAGATGCTCACCGAGCGCGAGGCCCACGGGCGCGTGCTGGTGCGCTCGGGAGGGATCGCGAACCACGCGCGTGACGGGATGATCCCCTCGCTCGACGCGCGGATCGTCCTCCGCGAGGACGGGATCCATCTCGCCGAGGACGCGATGACCTCGACGGACCTCCGGCGGCACCGCGATCTGATCGCCAAGGCCCACCTGATCCTGACCATGACCGCGCAGCAGAAGGAGATGCTTGGGACGTACGAGGAAGCGCGGGGGCGGCCCATCTTCACCCTGAAGGAGTTCGCGGGCGAGGAGGGCGACATCGGCGATCCCTTCGACCAGGGGGAAGAGCGCTACCGCGCCTGCCGGGACGAGATCAAGCGTTGCCTCACCATGAGCGTCGACCGCCTGCTCGTGACGCTCTCCACGCCCTAG
- a CDS encoding ABC transporter ATP-binding protein, which produces MLLALRDVGKVWLIERTGERVSALESITLDVAPGEFLILLGPSGCGKSTLLQIIAGLEAASSGEIRFPSITRGVSPCDKSNGKLTSMVFQDYALFPWRTVMGNIVFGPEVRHVARGEREERARRLIDLVNLKGAEHRYPHELSGGMRQRVALARALANDPQIVLFDEPLAALDAQTRRVLQDELLRIWGETGKTFVYVTHSLQEAVLLGSRIVLMTAHPGRIRHIVDVPLARPRHLTGRAEAEMLDRLDTELSEEVQRAMAT; this is translated from the coding sequence GTGCTCCTGGCCCTCCGCGACGTCGGCAAGGTCTGGCTCATCGAGCGCACCGGCGAGCGCGTGAGCGCGCTCGAGTCTATCACTCTCGACGTGGCGCCCGGCGAGTTCCTGATCCTGCTCGGCCCCTCGGGCTGCGGCAAGTCCACGCTCCTCCAGATCATCGCCGGCCTCGAGGCGGCGTCCTCGGGTGAGATCCGCTTTCCATCTATTACGCGCGGCGTCTCGCCCTGCGACAAGTCCAACGGCAAGCTGACGAGCATGGTCTTCCAGGACTATGCCCTCTTCCCGTGGCGGACCGTGATGGGCAACATCGTCTTCGGCCCCGAGGTGCGACACGTGGCTCGCGGCGAGCGTGAGGAGCGGGCGCGTCGGCTGATCGACCTGGTAAACCTCAAGGGCGCCGAGCACCGCTACCCTCACGAGCTTTCCGGCGGGATGCGGCAGCGCGTCGCGCTGGCGCGGGCGCTTGCCAACGATCCCCAGATCGTCCTCTTCGACGAGCCGCTGGCGGCGCTCGACGCCCAGACGCGGCGCGTGCTCCAGGACGAGCTCCTGCGCATCTGGGGCGAGACCGGCAAGACCTTCGTCTACGTCACGCACAGCCTGCAGGAGGCGGTGCTTCTCGGCAGTCGCATCGTTCTCATGACCGCGCACCCGGGCCGGATCAGGCACATCGTGGACGTGCCCCTCGCGCGCCCCCGCCACCTGACAGGGCGGGCCGAGGCCGAGATGCTCGACCGCCTCGACACCGAGCTCAGCGAAGAGGTCCAGCGGGCGATGGCGACATGA
- a CDS encoding UbiD family decarboxylase — translation MAQDLPAYLDLIKRSKPEEIAVISKEIDPAYELTALVVKLEREGRRRPVLICERMKGTKFPVLTNLHASRSRLALAMGSAPDQMLATYLRAMDKPIPPKIVNSGPCKDVVLTGDKINLYDLPQILHHEGDAGAYLTAAISFAKDPTREIWNCAYNRLMIKGRDTTSIHLTAGKHLWEFQRIAEARGEPLPVAFAIGVHPAIALGALAIGSIDEDERGIMGALLREPLELVKCETSDVLVPAHAEMIIEADILPGARTPEGPFGEFTGYSLGERPREVVKVKAITHRAGAFFQDISVAHLDHMLLSTIPMEANLYRAVRAMVPSVKAVRVPGPFTCYVSIEQRLPGQAKNAILSVLGADLYMKRVVVVDQDVDIFDDRQVTWAIATRCQPDRDIAIITHARGSDLDPSTKEDGYSAKWGVDATAKPSLAAYTPRHRVPPEAWKRITLKDFGLQ, via the coding sequence ATGGCTCAAGACCTTCCCGCGTACCTCGACCTGATCAAGCGCAGCAAGCCCGAGGAGATCGCCGTGATCTCGAAGGAGATCGACCCGGCGTATGAGCTGACCGCGCTGGTGGTCAAGCTCGAGCGCGAGGGGCGCCGCCGCCCGGTGCTGATCTGCGAGCGCATGAAGGGCACGAAGTTCCCGGTGCTGACCAACCTCCATGCGAGCCGCTCCCGCCTGGCCCTCGCGATGGGTTCAGCGCCCGACCAGATGCTCGCGACGTACCTGCGCGCCATGGACAAGCCCATCCCGCCGAAGATCGTGAACAGCGGGCCGTGCAAGGACGTGGTGCTCACGGGCGACAAAATCAACCTCTACGATCTGCCCCAGATCCTCCATCATGAAGGCGACGCGGGCGCCTACCTGACGGCCGCGATCTCCTTTGCCAAGGACCCCACCCGCGAGATCTGGAACTGCGCCTACAACCGCCTCATGATCAAGGGACGCGACACGACGTCCATTCACCTGACGGCGGGCAAGCATCTCTGGGAGTTCCAGAGGATCGCCGAGGCCCGCGGCGAGCCCCTGCCCGTGGCCTTCGCCATCGGCGTGCATCCCGCGATCGCGCTCGGCGCGCTCGCCATCGGCTCGATCGACGAGGACGAGCGCGGCATCATGGGCGCGCTGCTGCGGGAGCCGCTCGAGCTCGTCAAGTGCGAGACCTCCGACGTGCTCGTGCCGGCGCACGCGGAGATGATCATCGAAGCGGACATCCTTCCGGGCGCGCGCACGCCCGAGGGCCCCTTCGGCGAGTTCACCGGCTACAGCCTGGGCGAGCGGCCGCGCGAGGTGGTCAAGGTCAAGGCCATCACCCACCGCGCGGGCGCCTTCTTCCAGGACATCTCGGTCGCCCACCTCGACCACATGCTGCTCTCGACGATCCCGATGGAGGCCAACCTCTACCGCGCCGTGCGCGCCATGGTGCCCTCGGTCAAGGCCGTCCGCGTCCCGGGCCCGTTCACCTGCTACGTCTCGATCGAGCAGCGGCTACCGGGCCAGGCCAAGAACGCCATCCTCTCGGTCCTGGGCGCCGACCTCTACATGAAGCGCGTGGTCGTGGTGGACCAGGACGTGGACATCTTCGACGACCGGCAGGTCACGTGGGCGATCGCGACGCGCTGCCAGCCCGACCGCGACATCGCCATCATCACCCACGCGCGCGGCTCAGACCTCGATCCCTCGACCAAGGAAGACGGCTACTCCGCCAAGTGGGGCGTGGACGCGACGGCCAAGCCGTCGCTCGCCGCTTACACGCCCCGCCACCGCGTGCCGCCCGAAGCCTGGAAGCGGATCACCCTGAAGGACTTCGGGCTTCAGTGA
- a CDS encoding cytochrome P450, with protein MASSEVVFNPLLPEFHADPYPFYRRLREEDPVHLSALGIWVLTRYDDTVMVLRDPRFGREGIAELMEARLGAASVRPANTRDMLFRDPPDHTRLRALVSRAFTPRVVEAMRPHIQEIVDGLLDRVEGARGMDVIADLAYPLPVTVICEMLGVPTADQVVFKQWSADIARSLDAAILPAGSEVITRGQEAGDALREYFRSLIAVRRKSPQPDLLSALIAAEEQGDKLSEPELVATCALLLIAGHETTVNLIGNGVLALLRHPDQLRALADDPALIQTGVEELLRFDGPVQRTGRMTMADVEIGGKPIPKGSIVAAVIGAANRDPAHFADPDRLDVTRQENRHIAFGFGIHFCLGAPLARIEGQVAIGTLLRRWRALKLVSDTPEWRESSVLRGLKTLPVTF; from the coding sequence GTGGCGTCCAGCGAGGTCGTGTTTAATCCGCTCCTGCCGGAGTTCCACGCGGATCCATACCCGTTCTACCGCCGGCTGAGAGAGGAAGACCCAGTCCATCTCAGCGCGCTCGGCATCTGGGTCCTGACGCGCTACGACGACACGGTCATGGTGTTGCGCGACCCGCGCTTCGGCCGCGAGGGCATAGCCGAGCTCATGGAAGCGCGGCTCGGCGCAGCATCCGTTCGCCCCGCGAACACCCGCGACATGCTCTTCCGGGACCCGCCCGACCACACGCGCCTGCGCGCCCTCGTGAGCCGGGCGTTCACGCCGCGGGTCGTGGAGGCGATGCGTCCGCACATCCAGGAGATCGTCGACGGGCTGCTGGACCGGGTCGAGGGCGCCCGCGGCATGGACGTGATCGCGGACCTCGCGTACCCCCTCCCGGTGACGGTCATCTGCGAGATGCTCGGCGTGCCCACCGCGGACCAGGTCGTCTTCAAGCAGTGGTCTGCGGACATCGCGCGAAGCCTCGACGCGGCCATCCTGCCGGCCGGGTCGGAAGTCATCACGCGCGGCCAGGAGGCCGGCGACGCGCTGAGAGAGTACTTCCGCTCGCTCATCGCCGTGCGCCGAAAGAGTCCCCAGCCGGACCTGCTCTCGGCCTTGATCGCCGCCGAAGAGCAGGGCGACAAGCTCAGCGAGCCGGAGCTCGTCGCCACCTGCGCGCTGCTGCTCATCGCGGGCCACGAGACCACGGTCAACCTGATCGGCAACGGGGTCCTCGCGCTGCTCCGGCACCCCGACCAGCTGCGCGCCCTCGCGGACGATCCGGCGCTGATCCAGACGGGCGTCGAGGAGCTGCTGCGCTTCGACGGGCCCGTGCAGCGGACGGGGCGCATGACCATGGCGGACGTCGAGATCGGCGGCAAGCCGATCCCCAAGGGTTCTATCGTCGCGGCGGTCATCGGCGCGGCCAACCGGGATCCCGCGCACTTCGCCGACCCCGACCGTCTCGACGTCACCCGGCAGGAGAACCGGCACATCGCTTTCGGCTTCGGCATCCACTTCTGCCTCGGCGCCCCGCTGGCCCGTATCGAGGGCCAGGTCGCCATCGGCACCCTGCTGCGCCGCTGGCGCGCGCTCAAGCTCGTCTCGGACACTCCGGAGTGGCGGGAGTCGTCCGTGCTCCGCGGGCTCAAGACGCTCCCGGTCACGTTCTGA
- a CDS encoding SDR family NAD(P)-dependent oxidoreductase: protein MKLKDRIALITGAGSGIGRAIATLFAEEGARVIANDVNEQAALETVEMLDAGGSGSRAIQADVADSAQVKAMFAEVEREFGSLDVLVNNAGIGSAGTSTADRDTLRDRSDTRIMEQLSGRGIQTHWDITQTMTDETWHRMIAVHLNGTFFCTREALRLMSRRDQGVIINLSSVAGLMGLENVPHYSAAKAGILGFTRAVAREVGSRKIRVNAICPGFIDTPMTQPMSDLMRKAVIGRTPLGRYAEPGEVAQTALFLASDDSSFFTGQWLSPNGGLFIG, encoded by the coding sequence GTGAAACTTAAAGACCGGATCGCCCTCATCACGGGCGCAGGGTCGGGGATCGGCCGCGCGATCGCAACGCTGTTCGCTGAGGAAGGCGCGCGGGTCATCGCGAACGACGTGAACGAGCAGGCCGCCCTCGAGACCGTGGAGATGCTCGACGCCGGGGGTTCGGGCTCCCGCGCGATCCAGGCCGACGTGGCCGACAGCGCGCAGGTCAAGGCCATGTTCGCCGAGGTCGAGCGCGAGTTCGGGTCGCTCGACGTGCTCGTCAACAACGCGGGCATCGGCAGCGCCGGGACATCCACGGCGGATCGCGACACGCTCCGTGATCGATCCGACACCCGGATCATGGAGCAGCTGAGCGGCCGGGGCATCCAGACCCACTGGGACATCACGCAGACGATGACGGACGAGACCTGGCACCGGATGATCGCGGTGCATCTCAACGGCACCTTCTTCTGCACGCGGGAGGCGCTCCGCCTGATGAGCCGCCGCGACCAGGGTGTCATCATCAACCTGTCGAGCGTCGCCGGGCTCATGGGCCTCGAGAACGTGCCGCACTACAGCGCGGCCAAGGCGGGCATCCTCGGCTTCACGCGGGCGGTCGCCCGGGAGGTCGGCTCGCGGAAGATCCGGGTGAACGCGATCTGTCCCGGGTTCATCGATACGCCCATGACGCAGCCCATGTCCGACCTGATGCGCAAAGCCGTCATCGGGCGGACGCCGCTCGGCCGCTACGCGGAGCCCGGCGAGGTCGCGCAGACGGCGCTCTTCCTCGCCTCCGACGACAGCTCCTTCTTCACGGGACAGTGGCTCTCCCCGAACGGCGGCCTCTTCATTGGATGA